The Shewanella mangrovisoli genome has a window encoding:
- the hpf gene encoding ribosome hibernation promoting factor, with protein sequence MQINLSGHHIEITESLRAYVEEKFSKLERHFEQINNVHVVLNVEKMQQIAEARINLTGGEVFATSEHADMYAAIDVLIDKLDRQVIKHKEKLTKH encoded by the coding sequence ATGCAAATAAACCTGAGTGGACACCATATCGAGATTACTGAATCGTTACGGGCTTATGTTGAGGAAAAGTTTTCAAAACTTGAACGTCATTTCGAACAGATCAATAATGTGCACGTTGTGCTCAATGTTGAGAAAATGCAACAAATTGCCGAAGCGAGAATCAACCTCACCGGTGGTGAAGTCTTCGCGACTTCAGAGCATGCAGATATGTATGCTGCCATAGACGTCCTGATCGACAAGCTTGATCGTCAGGTTATTAAACACAAAGAGAAGTTAACAAAACACTAG
- the rapZ gene encoding RNase adapter RapZ — translation MKLVIVSGRSGSGKSVALRVLEDLGYYCVDNLPLPLIGSLLEQLKGSNDLVAISVDVRNLPEQDKVLVKQLASLPEGTELTSFFLNSSDKVLLKRYSETRRLHPLSKSRVSLQEAIKLEGKLLEPLSQQMDHYIDTSNLNIYELSDQVRQILLGSVDKELVINFESFGFKHGMPTEADFMFDVRFLPNPHWEPELRPLTGLDEPVAEFLNRQPLVNKFIWQIENLLETWLPHLERNNRSYLTIAIGCTGGQHRSVYVAEQLAKRFSNGKHKVNARHRELSHAKA, via the coding sequence ATGAAACTGGTCATAGTGTCAGGGCGCTCAGGCTCAGGCAAATCGGTCGCACTGAGAGTGCTTGAAGATCTCGGCTACTATTGTGTCGATAATCTTCCTTTGCCGCTGATTGGCAGCTTACTCGAACAGCTCAAGGGCAGTAACGATCTCGTCGCCATCAGCGTCGACGTGCGTAACCTGCCGGAGCAAGACAAGGTACTCGTCAAACAGCTCGCCAGCCTGCCAGAGGGCACTGAACTTACCAGCTTCTTCTTAAATTCCAGCGATAAAGTACTGTTAAAGCGCTACAGCGAGACTCGGCGCTTACATCCCTTATCTAAGAGCCGAGTATCACTACAAGAAGCTATTAAGCTTGAAGGCAAATTGCTCGAGCCCCTGTCACAGCAGATGGATCACTACATAGATACCTCGAATCTGAATATCTATGAACTCAGCGACCAAGTACGGCAAATCCTGCTTGGCAGTGTCGATAAGGAACTGGTGATCAACTTCGAGTCCTTCGGTTTTAAGCATGGTATGCCAACCGAAGCCGACTTTATGTTCGATGTGCGCTTTTTACCCAATCCCCATTGGGAGCCTGAGTTGCGCCCCCTCACCGGCTTAGATGAACCTGTGGCAGAGTTTTTAAATCGCCAGCCACTGGTTAATAAGTTCATCTGGCAAATTGAGAATTTACTCGAGACTTGGTTACCCCACTTAGAGCGTAATAACCGCAGCTATCTGACCATCGCCATCGGCTGTACCGGCGGTCAACACAGATCGGTTTACGTGGCCGAGCAACTGGCTAAACGCTTTAGCAACGGCAAACACAAAGTGAATGCCCGCCACCGAGAGT
- the ptsN gene encoding PTS IIA-like nitrogen regulatory protein PtsN, with amino-acid sequence MELRTILRPECTTCATPGSKKKVLELISDLAAAQYPTLSSQEIFESLVAREKMGSTGIGNGIAIPHGRLTDITQPIAILVKCEEPIAFDAIDKQPVDILFALLVPADQCQQHLSTLSCMAEKLSDKQILKQLRKTHDETELYQVITG; translated from the coding sequence ATGGAACTTCGTACCATACTGCGGCCGGAATGCACGACCTGCGCCACTCCGGGCAGTAAGAAAAAGGTACTGGAACTTATCAGCGACTTAGCCGCTGCCCAGTACCCCACCCTCTCATCTCAAGAGATCTTCGAAAGCCTAGTGGCGCGCGAAAAGATGGGGAGCACAGGTATAGGTAACGGCATCGCCATTCCACATGGTCGATTAACCGATATAACACAACCCATAGCCATATTGGTGAAATGTGAGGAGCCGATAGCCTTTGATGCTATCGATAAACAACCTGTCGACATTTTATTTGCGCTGCTGGTGCCTGCTGACCAATGTCAACAGCACTTAAGCACTTTGTCCTGCATGGCTGAAAAGCTCAGCGACAAGCAAATATTGAAGCAATTGCGCAAGACGCATGATGAAACGGAACTCTATCAGGTAATCACTGGATGA